The nucleotide sequence AACGGGGTGATGCACGTGATCGATAGAATCCATGGAATCCCTGGCATCCAGAACATCCGCAAGAGCGCCGGCAAACAGCAGAAACCCGCCCAGAGCGGACAGAAGGACGGCGTGGAGTTCAGCTCCTTCGCCAGGGAGCTGGGCAAGGCCGCCCAGGAGCTCAGGAAGGTCCCCGA is from Synergistales bacterium and encodes:
- the flgM gene encoding flagellar biosynthesis anti-sigma factor FlgM; protein product: MIDRIHGIPGIQNIRKSAGKQQKPAQSGQKDGVEFSSFARELGKAAQELRKVPEVRTEKVEALQRQINSGTYRPDTELIARRMLQAGLRNAGEE